Proteins from a single region of Hordeum vulgare subsp. vulgare chromosome 6H, MorexV3_pseudomolecules_assembly, whole genome shotgun sequence:
- the LOC123403588 gene encoding receptor kinase-like protein Xa21 yields the protein MAMLPLLSLLLICYGIGNTRCSTVPGNTKDMLSLLDFKRAITSDPSQALSSWNTSIHHCQWEGVNCSLKHTGRVTALDLTGQNLQGQIAPSLGNLTFLRSLDLSSNRFFGQLPTLNHLRRLQFLILGKNMLQGFDPDALRNCSNLQYLDLSLNSLTGSIPHKIGLLSGLLTLSLVENNFTGTIPSSLRNITLLEQINLELNHLEGSIPQELGHLSNLVVLELGENSLTGKIPRIILNHSTLEMLDLHSNFLHMELPSNIGNTLPNLSWLFLYNNMFQGQIPDSLGNLLQLEYIDFTSNNFSGQVPSSLGRLINLKYLKLEQNMLEADDNQSWEFLDALSNCRSLRVLSLYDNQLQGAIPNSIGNLTQDLVALGLDKNNLSGTVPESIGNLTGLSILLLSENNLSGQVGSWIGNLRNMGALSLSYNNFSGPIPFSIGGLIQMWKLFLNGNKFEGPIPPSLGNLPFLSLLNLSQNNLNGHIPLELFSPLSTITTCIVSYNNLEGPIPPEVSNLKQLVDLQISSNKLNGEIPSTLSECQELQILLMDKNFLTGNIPRSLSSLKSLSVLNLSYNILSGFIPIELSNLSFLTQLDLSNNSLQGEIPREGVFGNVTAVSLGGNWGLCGGILGLNMPLCHVISQRSETEYYLIRVLIPILGFTSLLMLAYLVTMKRTSGGTYKFVLSFGRQFPRVTYKDLNQATESFSAANLLGQGSYGSVYRGKLTQAKIEVAIKVFHLDIKCADKSFVTECEVLRNIRHRNLLPILTACSTIDNNGEAFKALVYELMPNGNLDSWLHNKTSGSCSKCLSLAQRASIAIGIADALAYLHHDCERQIVHCDLKPTNILLDDGLNAYLGDFGIASLVGHSSSNTAGGLKGTIGYIAPEYAQTGQASIRGDVYSFGIVLLEMLIGKRPTDPLFENEHSMVNFVERNYPDQVLLIIDARLDGECKRHNQANTGIENAGYKCLLSLVQVALSCTRLIPGERMSIREVTTKLHSIRTSYITTNGEQAMLC from the exons ATGGCCATGCTTCCACTATTGTCATTGCTGCTAATTTGTTATGGAATTGGCAACACCCGATGCTCGACAGTCCCTGGTAACACCAAAGACATGCTCTCCTTGCTAGATTTCAAACGAGCCATCACCAGTGATCCAAGCCAAGCCTTGAGCTCTTGGAACACTAGCATCCATCATTGCCAGTGGGAGGGTGTCAACTGCAGCCTGAAGCACACAGGGCGCGTCACGGCGCTCGACCTCACAGGCCAAAATTTGCAAGGCCAAATTGCTCCATCTCTTGGAAATTTAACCTTCCTTAGAAGTCTCGACCTCAGCTCAAACCGCTTCTTTGGTCAGTTGCCCACTCTTAACCATCTACGTAGGCTGCAGTTTCTTATCCTGGGAAAAAATATGTTGCAGGGGTTCGATCCTGATGCACTTAGAAATTGCTCCAACTTGCAGTACCTAGACCTTTCTTTAAACTCTCTAACAGGTTCGATCCCCCATAAAATTGGCTTACTCTCTGGCCTTTTGACTTTGAGCCTCGTTGAAAATAATTTCACCGGCACCATTCCATCAAGCCTGCGAAACATCACCCTTCTAGAACAAATCAATCTAGAACTTAATCATCTCGAAGGGAGCATTCCGCAGGAGCTTGGGCATTTATCAAATCTGGTAGTGCTGGAACTAGGAGAAAATAGCCTTACAGGTAAAATCCCAAGAATAATTTTAAATCACTCTACTCTTGAAATGCTTGACCTTCATTCGAATTTTTTACACATGGAATTGCCATCTAACATCGGCAATACTCTTCCTAACCTTTCTTGGTTATTCTTGTACAATAACATGTTTCAAGGTCAAATCCCAGACTCCCTAGGTAATCTTCTACAACTTGAATATATAGATTTTACATCCAATAATTTCAGTGGCCAAGTACCTAGTTCCTTGGGGAGGCTTATTAACCTGAAATATttaaaacttgagcagaacatgcTGGAAGCGGATGACAATCAAAGCTGGGAATTTTTAGACGCATTAAGCAATTGTAGATCTCTGCGAGTGCTCTCGTTATACGATAATCAGCTGCAAGGAGCCATACCCAACTCAATTGGAAATCTGACGCAAGACCTTGTGGCTCTAGGATTAGATAAAAACAACTTGTCGGGGACAGTTCCAGAGAGCATAGGGAACCTCACAGGCTTAAGTATTCTATTACTGTCTGAAAACAATCTATCTGGTCAAGTTGGATCATGGATTGGAAATTTAAGGAACATGGGAGCGTTAAGCCTTTCATACAATAACTTTTCTGGGCCGATTCCATTCTCCATTGGTGGGCTTATTCAGATGTGGAAGCTCTTCCTGAATGGAAATAAATTTGAAGGCCCCATACCGCCCAGTTTAGGAAACCTTCCATTTCTTTCATTACTGAATCTTAGTCAGAACAATCTAAATGGGCATATTCCTTTAGAGCTATTTAGTCCTCTCTCCACAATCACCACATGTATAGTGTCCTACAATAATCTAGAAGGTCCAATTCCTCCCGAGGTTAGCAATCTTAAGCAACTTGTCGACCTACAAATTTCGTCGAACAAACTTAATGGGGAAATTCCTAGCACTTTGAGCGAATGTCAGGAGTTGCAGATCCTCCTAATGGACAAAAACTTTCTCACAGGAAATATTCCGAGGTCCCTAAGTAGTCTAAAAAGCTTGAGCGTGCTCAATCTTTCCTATAATATTTTGTCAGGATTCATCCCTATAGAACTCAGTAATCTGTCATTCTTGACCCAACTCGATCTCTCTAATAATAGTCTACAAGGTGAAATACCAAGAGAAGGAGTATTTGGAAATGTTACAGCCGTCTCACTCGGTGGCAATTGGGGACTCTGTGGAGGTATACTGGGCCTAAATATGCCCTTATGTCATGTTATTTCTCAGAGATCAGAAACAGAGTACTATTTGATTAGAGTATTGATTCCAATACTTGGTTTCACGTCACTATTGATGTTGGCTTACCTTGTGACAATGAAAAGGACATCAGGGGGAACATACAAATTTGTACTTTCTTTCGGTAGGCAATTCCCTAGAGTTACCTACAAGGATCTAAATCAAGCAACAGAGAGCTTCTCAGCGGCAAACCTCCTCGGACAAGGAAGCTACGGTTCAGTGTATAGAGGAAAGTTAACTCAAGCGAAAATTGAAGTGGCTATTAAGGTGTTTCATCTTGACATAAAATGTGCAGACAAAAGTTTTGTGACGGAATGCGAGGTTTTGAGAAACATTCGGCATCGGAACCTCCTACCGATCCTAACTGCATGTTCGACGATAGACAATAATGGTGAAGCTTTCAAGGCTCTAGTTTACGAGCTCATGCCTAATGGGAATTTGGACTCATGGCTGCATAACAAAACTTCTGGTAGTTGTTCGAAATGTCTGAGCCTAGCTCAGAGAGCAAGCATAGCTATCGGCATAGCAGATGCATTGGCTTACTTACACCATGACTGTGAAAGGCAGATTGTACACTGTGATTTGAAACCAACAAATATCCTTCTTGATGATGGTTTGAATGCCTATTTGGGAGACTTTGGCATTGCAAGCCTAGTTGGACATTCAAGTTCAAATACCGCGGGTGGACTGAAGGGAACGATAGGGTACATAGCTCCTG AGTATGCTCAAACTGGCCAGGCATCAATCCGTGGAGATGTTTACAGTTTTGGAATAGTACTCCTAGAGATGCTGATTGGCAAAAGGCCCACGGACCCTTTGTTTGAGAATGAACATAGCATGGTCAACTTCGTGGAGAGGAACTATCCAGATCAGGTACTACTTATCATTGATGCTCGTCTTGATGGAGAATGCAAGAGGCATAACCAAGCAAACACCGGAATAGAAAATGCAGGCTACAAATGCTTGTTATCGCTCGTGCAAGTCGCTCTTTCTTGTACACGTCTGATCCCAGGGGAGCGGATGAGCATACGAGAAGTAACTACCAAGTTGCACTCAATCAGAACTTCATACATCACAACCAACGGAGAGCAGGCCATGCTTTGCTAG
- the LOC123402453 gene encoding extradiol ring-cleavage dioxygenase-like, whose amino-acid sequence MARNPTPTATQHQQHPSIRCFLSLTMGMDTFYISHGSPTLSIDDSLPARHFLKSWEPAGLAGPQPPRAILIVSGHWETDTPAVNVIKGTNDTIYDFYGFPEQMYKLVYPAPGAPDVAMRTKKLLEDGGFGPVSEDDGRGLDHGAWVPLMLMYPEANIPVCQLSVQTDRDGAYHYDLGRALAPLREEGVLIVGSGSATHNLRRILRTFAPTSGEPVPEWAAEFDAWLREALLNGRHDDVKRYEERAPFAKVAHPQPDHLYPLHVALGAAGPDAKAELIHRSWSNATLSYASYRFTTKQQDTPTAPPCDCATPALVCD is encoded by the exons ATGGCAAGGAACCCAACGCCAACGGCAACGCAGCACCAGCAGCATCCATCCATCCGGTGCTTCCTTTCCTTGACGATGGGCATGGACACGTTCTACATCTCCCACGGCTCGCCCACGCTCTCCATCGACGACTCGCTGCCGGCGCGCCACTTCCTCAAGTCGTGGGAGCCGGCCGGTCTCGCCGGACCGCAGCCGCCTCGCGCCATCCTGATCGTGTCCGGGCACTGGGAGACGGACACCCCGGCCGTCAATGTCATCAAAGGCACCAATGACACCATCTACGACTTCTACGGCTTCCCCGAGCAGATGTACAAG CTGGTGTACCCTGCGCCGGGCGCGCCCGACGTGGCCATGAGAACCAAGAAGCTCCTGGAGGACGGTGGGTTCGGGCCGGTGAGCGAGGACGACGGCCGCGGGCTCGACCACGGCGCGTGGGTGCCGCTGATGCTCATGTACCCGGAGGCCAACATCCCGGTGTGCCAGCTCTCGGTGCAGACGGACCGTGACGGCGCGTACCACTACGACCTCGGCAGGGCGCTGGCGCCGCTCCGGGAGGAGGGCGTGCTCATCGTCGGCTCCGGCAGCGCAACGCACAACCTGCGCCGGATCCTGCGGACGTTCGCGCCCACCAGCGGCGAGCCCGTGCCGGAGTGGGCAGCGGAGTTCGACGCCTGGCTCAGAGAGGCTTTACTCAACGGGCGGCACGACGACGTGAAACGGTACGAGGAGAGGGCGCCGTTCGCCAAGGTGGCGCACCCGCAGCCGGACCACTTGTACCCGCTGCACGTCGCGCTCGGCGCGGCCGGGCCGGACGCCAAGGCGGAGCTCATCCACCGCAGCTGGTCCAACGCCACGCTCTCCTACGCGTCCTACCGGTTCACCACCAAGCAGCAAGATACACCGACGGCGCCACCGTGTGACTGCGCTACCCCTGCTCTTGTCTGCGATTAA